A window of Oceanimonas doudoroffii genomic DNA:
TTTTCCTTGTAGGGTGAGCGAATCGTGCCGATAGGGTCGAGCTTGATGGTGGTCATATTAATCCAGTAGTAGGCCCGGCTTTGGCCGGGCAATTCATGCATTGGTGGACGGTTGTGATCCCAATGAATTGGGGCCTGCAATCTCACGTCACTCGTTAACCACCAGTGCCTGGCCGCTGCACAGCACCTGCTCAATGCAACCGGGCATGTCTTCAAAGCGAATGCAGCGATCCAGCAAAATGCCATTGGCGCCCATGTCGGCGGCACGGCGACGAATATCGGCGCGTGCGTCGGCGTCCTTGGGCGGCGGCTCGTTGGCCTCAACCTGGCAGGCTTCACCTTCCACCGTGCCCAGACTCACATAGTTCGCAGCCTTGAGCTCCTCGCGACCATAAAGCTTTACATTGCTGCCCTTGTAGTAGTCCTTGATGCCGGCCGGCGACACATTGCTGTCGAACCCCATGTTGGCGC
This region includes:
- the rcsF gene encoding Rcs stress response system protein RcsF, giving the protein MRVLGIALVTLTLSGCANMGFDSNVSPAGIKDYYKGSNVKLYGREELKAANYVSLGTVEGEACQVEANEPPPKDADARADIRRRAADMGANGILLDRCIRFEDMPGCIEQVLCSGQALVVNE